From a single Salvelinus sp. IW2-2015 linkage group LG22, ASM291031v2, whole genome shotgun sequence genomic region:
- the LOC111949377 gene encoding 14-3-3 protein epsilon isoform X2: MGDRDDLVYQAKLAEQAERYDEMVESMKRVAGLDVELTVEERNLLSVAYKNVIGARRASWRIISSIEQREENKGGEDKLKMIREYRQTVENELKSICNDILDVLDKHLIPAANTGESKVFYYKMKGDYHRYLAEFATGNDRKEAAENSLVAYKAASDIAMIELPPTHPIRLGLALNFSVFYYEILNSPDRACRLAKAAFDDAIAELDTLSEESYKDSTLIMQLLRDNLTLWTSDMQGDES; encoded by the exons ATGGGCGATCGGGATGATTTAGTATATCAGGCAAAACTCGCCGAACAGGCTGAGAGATATGACG AAATGGTGGAGTCCATGAAAAGAGTGGCCGGGTTGGATGTGGAACTAACAGTCGAGGAGCGAAACCTACTATCAGTGGCCTACAAAAATGTCATTGGGGCGAGGAGAGCATCATGGAGGATAATCAGCAGTATTGAACAAAGGGAAGAAAACAAGGGTGGAGAAGACAAATTGAAAATGATCCGGGAATACAGGCAAACA GTTGAGAACGAGCTGAAGTCAATCTGTAATGACATTTTGGATGTGCTGGACAAGCACCTTATTCCAGCTGCCAACACGGGAGAGTCCAAGGTCTTCTACTACAAAAT GAAAGGCGATTACCACAGGTATCTGGCTGAGTTTGCCACCGGGAACGACAGGAAGGAGGCTGCAGAGAACAGTTTGGTCGCCTACAAAGCTGCGAGCGACATCGCCATGATCGAACTGCCACCTACACACCCCATTCGCCTAGGCCTCGCTCTTAACTTCTCCGTATTTTACTATGAAATCCTCAACTCGCCCGACCGCGCCTGCAG GTTGGCGAAGGCTGCGTTCGATGACGCCATTGCAGAGCTGGACACGCTGAGCGAGGAAAGCTACAAGGACTCCACACTAATCATGCAGTTGTTACGCGACAACCTGACACTATGGACTTCAGACATGCAGGGAGATG AATCCTAA
- the LOC111949377 gene encoding 14-3-3 protein epsilon isoform X1: MGDRDDLVYQAKLAEQAERYDEMVESMKRVAGLDVELTVEERNLLSVAYKNVIGARRASWRIISSIEQREENKGGEDKLKMIREYRQTVENELKSICNDILDVLDKHLIPAANTGESKVFYYKMKGDYHRYLAEFATGNDRKEAAENSLVAYKAASDIAMIELPPTHPIRLGLALNFSVFYYEILNSPDRACRLAKAAFDDAIAELDTLSEESYKDSTLIMQLLRDNLTLWTSDMQGDAGEEQPNKEALQDVEDEPQ, from the exons ATGGGCGATCGGGATGATTTAGTATATCAGGCAAAACTCGCCGAACAGGCTGAGAGATATGACG AAATGGTGGAGTCCATGAAAAGAGTGGCCGGGTTGGATGTGGAACTAACAGTCGAGGAGCGAAACCTACTATCAGTGGCCTACAAAAATGTCATTGGGGCGAGGAGAGCATCATGGAGGATAATCAGCAGTATTGAACAAAGGGAAGAAAACAAGGGTGGAGAAGACAAATTGAAAATGATCCGGGAATACAGGCAAACA GTTGAGAACGAGCTGAAGTCAATCTGTAATGACATTTTGGATGTGCTGGACAAGCACCTTATTCCAGCTGCCAACACGGGAGAGTCCAAGGTCTTCTACTACAAAAT GAAAGGCGATTACCACAGGTATCTGGCTGAGTTTGCCACCGGGAACGACAGGAAGGAGGCTGCAGAGAACAGTTTGGTCGCCTACAAAGCTGCGAGCGACATCGCCATGATCGAACTGCCACCTACACACCCCATTCGCCTAGGCCTCGCTCTTAACTTCTCCGTATTTTACTATGAAATCCTCAACTCGCCCGACCGCGCCTGCAG GTTGGCGAAGGCTGCGTTCGATGACGCCATTGCAGAGCTGGACACGCTGAGCGAGGAAAGCTACAAGGACTCCACACTAATCATGCAGTTGTTACGCGACAACCTGACACTATGGACTTCAGACATGCAGGGAGATG CGGGTGAAGAACAACCGAACAAAGAGGCGCTGCAAGATGTGGAGGACGAGCCCCAGTAA